Proteins encoded within one genomic window of Paroedura picta isolate Pp20150507F chromosome 17, Ppicta_v3.0, whole genome shotgun sequence:
- the NUBP2 gene encoding cytosolic Fe-S cluster assembly factor NUBP2 isoform X1: MRSCSQRQEASSDRDRGSSRPCEGTGNSSMTQGVYPPRPFCLGSRAWRRRVYSPPWTEASETACVPCAERGNLAGVQHVVLVLSGKGGVGKSTISTELALALWHAGKKVGILDVDLCGPSIPRMLNVQDRDVHQCDSGWVPVFVSQDKSLSLMSIGFLLEKPDDAVVWRGPKKNALIKQFVSDVAWGDLDFLVVDTPPGTSDEHIATVESLRPYRPLGAVLVTTPQAVSVGDVRRELTFCKKTGLKVIGIVENMSGFVCPHCSECTNVFSKGGGQELAQQAGVPFLGCVPLDPQLTRSLEEGRDFLQEFPKSAAFPALTSIAQHILNAASPASS, from the exons ATGCGCTCCTGCTCCCAGCGCCAAGAAGCATCTTCTGATCGAGATCGTGGCTCATCCCGGCCATGTGAAGGGACAGGAAATTCCTCGATGACTCAGGGCGTTTATCCTCCTCGGCCTTTCTGCCTCGGCTCACGAGCGTGGCGTCGCCGTGTTTACTCCCCCCCCTGGACCGAGGCGTCGGAGACAGCCTGTGTGCCATGTGCAG agAGAGGCAACCTGGCCGGAGTCCAACACGTGGTACTGGTCCTCTCGGGGAAAGGGGGCGTGGGGAAGAGCACCATCTCCACGGAGCTCGCGCTGGCCCTGTGGCACGCTGGGAAGAAG GTTGGGATCCTGGACGTGGACCTGTGTGGCCCCAGCATCCCCCGCATGCTCAATGTGCAGGACAGAGACGTTCACCAGTGTGACAGTGGCTGGGTGCCTGTCTTCGTCAGCCAAGATAAAAGCCTCTCTCTGATGTCCATCGGCTTCCTCCTGGAGAAGCCGGACGATGCTGTGGTGTGGAGAGGCCCCAAGAAAAACG CTTTGATCAAGCAGTTTGTCTCGGACGTGGCTTGGGGAGACCTGGACTTCTTGGTCGTGGACACGCCGCCCGGGACTTCCGACGAGCACATCGCCACGGTGGAGTCGCTGCGGCCTTATCGTCCTCTCGGGGCCGTTCTGGTCACAACACCACAG GCCGTGTCCGTGGGAGACGTGAGGCGGGAGCTGACCTTCTGCAAGAAGACCGGCCTGAAGGTCATCGGCATCGTGGAGAACATGAGCGGCTTCGTCTGCCCGCACTGTTCG GAGTGCACCAACGTCTTTTCCAAAGGAGGCGGGCAAGAGCTGGCCCAGCAGGCCGGGGTCCCGTTCCTTG GGTGCGTACCCCTGGACCCCCAGCTCACCCGGAGCCTGGAAGAAGGCAGAGatttcctccaggaattccccaagagCGCCGCCTTCCCGGCACTGACCAGCATCGCCCAGCACATCTTGAACGCAGCATCTCCTGCCAGCTCCTGA
- the NUBP2 gene encoding cytosolic Fe-S cluster assembly factor NUBP2 isoform X2, with product MEVAERGNLAGVQHVVLVLSGKGGVGKSTISTELALALWHAGKKVGILDVDLCGPSIPRMLNVQDRDVHQCDSGWVPVFVSQDKSLSLMSIGFLLEKPDDAVVWRGPKKNALIKQFVSDVAWGDLDFLVVDTPPGTSDEHIATVESLRPYRPLGAVLVTTPQAVSVGDVRRELTFCKKTGLKVIGIVENMSGFVCPHCSECTNVFSKGGGQELAQQAGVPFLGCVPLDPQLTRSLEEGRDFLQEFPKSAAFPALTSIAQHILNAASPASS from the exons agAGAGGCAACCTGGCCGGAGTCCAACACGTGGTACTGGTCCTCTCGGGGAAAGGGGGCGTGGGGAAGAGCACCATCTCCACGGAGCTCGCGCTGGCCCTGTGGCACGCTGGGAAGAAG GTTGGGATCCTGGACGTGGACCTGTGTGGCCCCAGCATCCCCCGCATGCTCAATGTGCAGGACAGAGACGTTCACCAGTGTGACAGTGGCTGGGTGCCTGTCTTCGTCAGCCAAGATAAAAGCCTCTCTCTGATGTCCATCGGCTTCCTCCTGGAGAAGCCGGACGATGCTGTGGTGTGGAGAGGCCCCAAGAAAAACG CTTTGATCAAGCAGTTTGTCTCGGACGTGGCTTGGGGAGACCTGGACTTCTTGGTCGTGGACACGCCGCCCGGGACTTCCGACGAGCACATCGCCACGGTGGAGTCGCTGCGGCCTTATCGTCCTCTCGGGGCCGTTCTGGTCACAACACCACAG GCCGTGTCCGTGGGAGACGTGAGGCGGGAGCTGACCTTCTGCAAGAAGACCGGCCTGAAGGTCATCGGCATCGTGGAGAACATGAGCGGCTTCGTCTGCCCGCACTGTTCG GAGTGCACCAACGTCTTTTCCAAAGGAGGCGGGCAAGAGCTGGCCCAGCAGGCCGGGGTCCCGTTCCTTG GGTGCGTACCCCTGGACCCCCAGCTCACCCGGAGCCTGGAAGAAGGCAGAGatttcctccaggaattccccaagagCGCCGCCTTCCCGGCACTGACCAGCATCGCCCAGCACATCTTGAACGCAGCATCTCCTGCCAGCTCCTGA
- the NUBP2 gene encoding cytosolic Fe-S cluster assembly factor NUBP2 isoform X3, with product MTVEVPSHSRILRFFSQEGQKPHSIRQVGILDVDLCGPSIPRMLNVQDRDVHQCDSGWVPVFVSQDKSLSLMSIGFLLEKPDDAVVWRGPKKNALIKQFVSDVAWGDLDFLVVDTPPGTSDEHIATVESLRPYRPLGAVLVTTPQAVSVGDVRRELTFCKKTGLKVIGIVENMSGFVCPHCSECTNVFSKGGGQELAQQAGVPFLGCVPLDPQLTRSLEEGRDFLQEFPKSAAFPALTSIAQHILNAASPASS from the exons atgaccgtggaggtcccttcccactccaggattctacgaTTCTTCAGCCAAGAAGGCCAAAAACCACACTCTATACGTCAG GTTGGGATCCTGGACGTGGACCTGTGTGGCCCCAGCATCCCCCGCATGCTCAATGTGCAGGACAGAGACGTTCACCAGTGTGACAGTGGCTGGGTGCCTGTCTTCGTCAGCCAAGATAAAAGCCTCTCTCTGATGTCCATCGGCTTCCTCCTGGAGAAGCCGGACGATGCTGTGGTGTGGAGAGGCCCCAAGAAAAACG CTTTGATCAAGCAGTTTGTCTCGGACGTGGCTTGGGGAGACCTGGACTTCTTGGTCGTGGACACGCCGCCCGGGACTTCCGACGAGCACATCGCCACGGTGGAGTCGCTGCGGCCTTATCGTCCTCTCGGGGCCGTTCTGGTCACAACACCACAG GCCGTGTCCGTGGGAGACGTGAGGCGGGAGCTGACCTTCTGCAAGAAGACCGGCCTGAAGGTCATCGGCATCGTGGAGAACATGAGCGGCTTCGTCTGCCCGCACTGTTCG GAGTGCACCAACGTCTTTTCCAAAGGAGGCGGGCAAGAGCTGGCCCAGCAGGCCGGGGTCCCGTTCCTTG GGTGCGTACCCCTGGACCCCCAGCTCACCCGGAGCCTGGAAGAAGGCAGAGatttcctccaggaattccccaagagCGCCGCCTTCCCGGCACTGACCAGCATCGCCCAGCACATCTTGAACGCAGCATCTCCTGCCAGCTCCTGA
- the LOC143827280 gene encoding uncharacterized protein LOC143827280, with protein MRAQNGAFHWAPRAQPSFQAKKMKKMEPDLVLEDIENELWSVDSDLSLERASTPSGFVSSWASGSTGSSEDTTVVAQSEELGQEEEKEKEEEEEEEEEKEEEEEEKEEEEEEEQIEEIIMSPEPSAAGPPPAPPRIAWAAPQAAQGCWVGLRRRLRRGLRRLLATCKFCK; from the exons atgcgggctcagaacggggctttccacTGGGCAcccagggcccaaccgtcatttcaggccaagaagatgaagaaaatgGAGCCTGACCTT gtcctTGAGGACATTGAAAACGAACTTTGGAGTGTG gATAGTGACTTATCGCTGGAGCGCGCATCAACACCCAGTGGGttcgtctccagctgggcctctggaTCCACTGGGTCCTCTGAAGATACAACAGTTGTG gcacagtccgaggagcttggacaggaggaggaaaaagagaaggaggaagaagaagaggaggaggaggagaaagaagaggaggaggaggagaaagaagaggaagaggaagaagaacaaatTGAGGAAATAATCATgagcccggagccctctgcagccggccctccaccagccccaccccgcattgcctgggccgccccgcaagcggcccaggggtgctgggtggggctacgcCGCCGGCTGCGGAGGGGCCTCCGGCGGCTCTTGGCCActtgtaaattttgtaaatag